A single Mytilus trossulus isolate FHL-02 chromosome 12, PNRI_Mtr1.1.1.hap1, whole genome shotgun sequence DNA region contains:
- the LOC134692856 gene encoding beta-1,3-galactosyltransferase 5-like produces MKFVQRVSMLVLWLFTLVFYNKTVIVSFSTYHQTMYNSFDKTLAYATQKLQYVTEKVTYVTETMVYAMKKTQTENPKIPLFHGRNISTEFESYYTNASAAELMDPFINQHRYELLINQNLKCKGKNIFLLVFIHVAPGNFAERILIRSTIGTVLSFQNRRIEHVFVLGKTENITLQKEIQHESRKYMDIIQGNFIDSYRNLTYKLVFSLFWVNNFCNNAKFVIKMDDDITINIPLLVPYLTEKLNAGQASNVLECKTITENVPVRDMNNKWFITLEEYPFTKFLPYCAGHSSLMSIDVVRKMYRASKNVPYLWLEDVYGSGFLSLLLKINMFMPTFYVEPVISSLHSQPCSLFYLNILKNDTNSLEMWNTITTFENRLNCSISF; encoded by the coding sequence ATGAAGTTTGTACAGAGAGTATCTATGTTAGTTTTGTGGTTATTTACCTTAGTGTTTTATAATAAGACAGTGATAGTTTCCTTTTCGACTTACCATCAAACAATGTATAACAGCTTTGATAAAACGTTAGCGTACGCTACGCAGAAATTACAATACGTAACGGAGAAAGTAACATATGTTACGGAGACAATGGTATACGCTATGAAGAAAACACAAACCGAAAATCCGAAAATACCATTATTTCATGGAAGAAATATATCGACGGAGTTTGAGAGCTATTACACCAATGCTTCTGCTGCTGAACTTATGGACCCATTTATCAATCAACATCGCTACGAACTATTGATAAATCAAAATCTGAAATGCAAAgggaaaaatatttttcttttagtttttataCATGTGGCGCCGGGAAATTTTGCTGAACGAATCTTGATAAGATCTACGATTGGAACCGTTTTAAGTTTTCAGAATAGACGCATTGAACATGTATTTGTGCTTGGCAAAACTGAAAACATAACACTTCAAAAAGAAATCCAACATGAAAGTAGAAAATACATGGACATAATTCAAGGTAATTTCATAGATTCATACAGGAATTTAACATATAAACTTGTCTTTAGTTTATTTTGGGTGAATAATTTCTGCAATAATGCGAAATTCGTCATCAAGATGGACGATGATATTACAATCAATATCCCACTCCTAGTACCATACTTGACAGAGAAGCTAAATGCTGGACAAGCATCAAATGTTCTggaatgtaaaacaataactGAAAATGTTCCGGTTCGTGACATGAACAATAAATGGTTTATAACACTGGAGGAATATCCGTTCACAAAGTTTCTCCCATATTGTGCAGGACACAGTTCTTTGATGTCAATTGACGTTGTAAGAAAAATGTACAGAGCATCAAAGAATGTACCTTATTTATGGCTAGAGGATGTTTATGGAAGTGGATTTTTATCTTTGCTcttaaagataaatatgtttatgcCGACATTTTATGTTGAACCTGTGATAAGTAGTTTACATAGTCAGCCAtgcagtttattttatttgaatattttaaaaaatgatacgAATTCATTAGAAATGTGGAATACTATAACAACATTTGAAAACAGACTAAACtgttcaatttcattttaa